The Bacteroidia bacterium genomic interval GATTTTATTGTTTTTACCTTCAAGAATCTTTCTGCCTCTTCATAATCTCCCAAATGTGCACGCATTAAGCTCTTCCAAAGGCGACCATGGTTTGGGACAAAACAATGAAGTATTTCGTGCACAATAACATAATCCACCACATCATTGGAGTATGAGAGCAACTCGTGGTTGAAGGTGAGATGTTTTCGAGTAGAACAAGAGGCCCATTTCCTCTTCATCGGACGCACTGTCGTAGAATTGATATCTGCATCAAGTTTCTCAGCCCAGTGATATACTCTTTCTTTAAAATCAGCTTTAGTCACAAGTCTTAAATCTTATGCGCTTTCTTAATGATGGTGAATAGATGCTCCACAATATCGGTCGCTATATTTGGATCATCTACCTGCGACAACACTGCAAAGGTGACCTTCCGACGTAATTCCCTATAATCCCGCTCACTACTTACCCAGTTCACATGCTCAGTAAAGGCTCCCTTTATTCTTTTGCCTACTTCTTCGGCTTCTCCCACACCCACATCAAGTAACGTTCGATAGAAAAAGAAAGTAAGTCCATCAAAGCCTTTTTTAGACTGCTCCCTTCTGCGGCGGTTATCTTCTTCGATTTGTTTGAATAACTCTTGAAGGGCTTCAGAAGTGGTCATTTGCCGATTCTCAAAGCTTTCTTTAACTGTCTGTGCTCTGTCTGACATGGCAATAAGGAAGGGATCACCACTTTGTTCTTCTGCATTCTTTTCAATACTCTTTACCAAGTTAATGACCTTGGTATTATCGCCACCGGTTTTCTTTTGGATCTGCGAAATGGTGTCTTCATTTATTTCATAAAATTCATTGACCATTTCAATATCCGTAGCCCCTATTTTCTCTTGAACAAGCTCACTGGTCTTTTTTTGGAAATCCCTATCAACGTATACCCGTTTGGCATAAGCCCGGCTTACAACCTGGTAAATTGCACTCAGCGTTCCATAATCATCAATGTATGACCGTAAAAAGGCATCAGGAGAAATAATTTCGTAGAGCATTTCAATCTCTTTGTACTCTTTGAAAAATTCTTTTCGTCGGTCTTTATCACGGAAGTATTCGATCAGACTATCAACATCTTTATCATTAAAATTCTGTTCAATTAATGCCAGGTACTGAGGAGCTTTATCCCGCATTTTCGAGGCGAACAGTGTTTTGAGTAGTTTGATGTCTTTTACAATGGCGTTGATCTCTTCACTATCGAAGGCCAGGGCAGCTTCCAACTTGTCAAAGATCCCGACAAAATCTAATACGAATCCATGAGGTTTGACCATTTCCTGATCCTCATTTTCGTACGGCCTATTAACGCGGGCAATTGCCTGGAGAAGGGTGTGGTCACGCATGGGTTTATCAAGGTACATGGCGTAGAGAATGGGGGCGTCAAAACCAGTAAGAAGTTTTTCGGTCACGATGAGGATTTTCGGTTGCTCTCCATGTTTGGTGAATTCCCGGCGAATACGCCGCTCTTCTCGTTCGTCTATATGAAACTCCTTGAGAAGTTCTTTATCGTTGTTATTTCCAGTATAGACGACAGCTGAATAGTCTCCGGGCAGGTATTTATCAATCGCCTTTTTATACAAAGCACAAGCTTCTCGGTCTACTGCAACCAGAAATGCCTTATACCCTAATGGCTCAACATTCAGCTGATAGTGCTCGGCAACATACTTAGCCACCTTTTCAATTCGATTTCTCCCTTTGAGGAAATTCTTAATATTGACAGCACGATCCAGAATTTTGTTTAGCTCCTCAATGTCTGCCACCCCTTCTGATTCTGCCAAGGCCAAAAATTCATTTTCAAGGTCTTCTACTGGGACCAACATTTCATTGGGAGCCAGATTGTAGTACAGCGGAAGTGTTGTTCCATCAGCAATACTGTCTTTGATTGTGTATTTATGGAGATAGCCCTGGGCGTCATCAACGCCAAAGGTTTTGAATGTACCTTTCCCGTAGGCAGTTTTATCAATTGGTGTCCCGGTAAAGCCAATATATGTGGCATTGGGGATACCAGCCATGAGATAGTTACCCAAGTCGCCTCCAGTAGTACGGTGAGCTTCATCAACCAGTACATAAATATTGGACCGGGTGTTAACGTTAGGCTTGAGATCACGGAATTTATGAATCATAGTCACGACGACACCGCGATAGTCATCACGTAATATCTTCTGAAGCTCTTTAATGTTGTAAGCATGTCTAACATTATTCAACCCCAAAGATGTCAGATTTTTAAGCATCTGGTCTTCTAACTCATTGCGATCAATCAAAAGAAGAATGGTAGGCTTTTCAGATTCAGGAGCCTTGAATAGTAATTCTGCTGCCTTGATCATCGTAAATGTCTTTCCACTACCCTGAGTATGCCACACCAAGCCTCTTGTTTTCTTGGCATCATGCGAACGCTCAACGACGGCCTCAACCGCCTCAGTTTGATGCTGGCGAAGAATGTACTTTTGCATCATCTCATCCTTTTCGGCGAAGATCACGTAATCCTTAACCATTTTAAGGAGTCGTGTCGGTTCACAAAATGATTTTACTTTAGATTCAAGATGTCCGATTTGCTCATCCTTCCAGTTAAAGATATTTCGGCGTACCAAATTCCAGGTTACACCATATGCAAAGCCTATTGATTCTGTTGCAGTAAACAACATTTGAGGAACGAACAATTCTGGAGTCTCACGGTGGTAGCGACGAATTTGATCAACCCCAAGTGCAATGGCTTCGTCTTTGTTGGCATTTTTACACTCGATGACTAAAATCGGCATACCATTAACCAGGAATACTACATCTTCTCGTGTTCCATATCGTCCATTGTTCCAATAGAATTCTTCGGTTACATGAAGTGTATTGTTTTCAAAATTGTCATAATCGATGAGTTTGAGATCGTATTCACGATTTTCTCCAGGATGAAAAAATGTAGCCTCATTACGGAGGTATTGGTGAAAATTTTGATTGCCCCAGATATCGTGATGGAGCCGAGAAAAATCTCCAATCAATGCTCCTTTTGACTCAGTATACTCTGGATTTAGTTGTATAACTTTTTCATATAGGTGATCAGTAAAAAAGGCTGAAGCGTTTTTGGCTTTTTCTGCTGGAGAAGTTTTTGACTGATCAAAACCGCGAAAGGATTCTGCTTCAGAGCGAGGGACAAATGTCCACCCAATTTCCTTGGCATATTTCAAGATGCGAGCTTGGACAGTTTTATGTTCTCCTGGTTTAGGCATAGGCTTCAGACTTTTCTAGTGTATCAAAATCTAAATTACTTACCGAAATTTCTGCGGTCATTAGTTTGTGGAGAAGAGTGCGAAATAAGGATTCAAGAGATTTCTTTTTTTTCTTGTGAACAGATAATTTATCATCAATGGAATCTAAAATTTTAGTCATTTTTATTTGCTCTTCTAGACTTGGAACTGGCACTAAAATACTTCTAAAAGTGTTCCGATTTAATGTTGGGACTGCAACCCCAGATTTGTACTTTTCCAGCTTCAAATTGTTAAGCTGATAATAGCAAAATTTAGGATGGTTCCCGTGAAAATCCTTCACATATAAAACAACATTATGGGCCCAAAAGTCATTAGAATAAAAAGTGGCTTTCCCAGCAGAAGAACCACTCCTTGTAACTGTAACTCCTGGCCCTGTTACATTGGCCTCGTTATGGTATCCAATTATTGAGATTGCTCCAGCAACTGGTATTTCTCCCTTTATAAATTCTTTTTTCGTCAGATCTTTCCCCCTTTGGAGGGTGGTAAATTTATCAAACATTACCAAAGTCCAGCTCTCAGGTATTGGGCCAATCTCTGTCATCTTCTTTGGCTCACTCTTTATTCCCTCTGTGAACAATTTATGCACCAAAGCTTTTTTCAACTCTGATGTTAATTCAATCAGTTGATCTTGCAACTCAATAGCTTGCTGAACTGTAGAAAGGACATATGCTATTCTTCTTTGTTCAAAAATACCTGGAGTGGGAAGCTCTATTTCTTGAAAGTTACTTTTATTCAAGATCGGAAGCGTGGTCTTAACTGAAGCTTGGACCAAAATAGGTCGGTTATAGAGAACTAAATAGTAAATAAAATCAGGATCATAATTTTCATTACATATAATAGCGTTAATCTGTTGGTTAAACGCTGAAACTTCATCAGTTGTCATGCCAATCTTTCCAATATTTCCAATGCATCCCACAAGAACAGCGTTTTTTGGTAAAGTCCTAGCCACTTTTATTCCTTCTTCCGTCAGTAGTTTGTGTGAGGTTTTAATAGATTTCCCTCGATCCAAATCTTTGGGAGAAATAAGTTTATACGAACCACCATAGAATTCCTTTTTTTTGCTACTAGGGGTTGTACCAGTAAGAATTCTCCCGAAATCTTTGATCTTATGCTTGACCCATTTATCTTTCATATACCTAGCTTTTCCAAAATTGAAAATATTTGTCTATTCACATCCTCAGCATCTTCTTCAAGAGTATTTATTTCATCTATTATCTCTCTAATTGGTCTATACTCCTCTGTCTCCCTGGCATGTATATACCGGCTCGGTGAAATATTATAGTCGTTTTTTGCAATTTCTTCTTTGTGTACTATTCGACTTAATTTCTCTTCCTCATCTTTCCAGTTTGTGAAAATGCTACTGATGAGTTTGATTCCTTCATCAGTGATAAAGTTTTTAGGATCTCCTTTTTCGAAGACTTTACTTGCATTAAGTAGGAAGATTTTATCCTTTCGCTCAGCCGGTTTATCCTTTTGAATGAAGACAATAATCCCCGGCGCTGAAGTGTTGTAAAAGAGGTTTTCCGGTAGGTAAATTACCCCCTCGACCAGATCATTATCTACAAACCACTTACGGGCATCTTTTTCTTTGTTCGTGTTGGCATTACCTGATCCACGAGATGCCGCCCCGGTATCAAGGACTACAGCAGCCCGACCATTTTCCTTCAAGCTAGCATAAATATGTTGCATCCAAGCCCAATCAGCATTACCTCCAGGATTTTGACTAAAGCGGTCATAGGGATCATTTTCAAAGAATTCTTCTCCAAGATATGGTAATGAATCCCTATTTTGATTCCACATGGGATTAGCAACTACTCGATCAAATTTCTTAATTCTGTTTCGGTCGATTAATTTTGGATTCTTCATCGTATCTCCCAATTCGATCTCTCCCTCCATATCGTGAACGATCATGTTCATTTGAGCCATTGCCCAGGTCTCGGGGGTAAATTCTTGCCCATACAATTTTAGTGGCGATATTTTGCCTTTACCAGCAAACTTTTCACCCAGGACAATCTGATTTTTAATAAGGAGCCCACCCGACCCACAAGTGGGATCATAAATTTCCATTCCGGGCTCAGGGTCCATTATTTTCGCCATAATAATCCCAACCTCGGTGGGAGTATAAAACTCACCCGCACTCTTTCCGCTGTTTTCTGCGAACTTACGGATAAGGTACTCGTAACTTCGGCCGATAACATCAGGCTCAACATCCTTGATACCCAGCTTCTTTTCGCTAATTTTTTCAATAAGATTTGAAAGGCGATCATCATCAATATCACGCTGCCCATGCGTGGTAGCATTGAAGTCCACACGATCAATTATTCCTTGGAGGGTTGGGTTTTCTTTGGCAATATCACGGAGAATGGTAGTGAGTTGCTCGCCAATTTTACTCGCCAATTTTCTAATCACTGACCACACTGGATCGTCATGATTATCTGGGGTCAAAGGTAGGTAAAAACGAACAAGATCATTATCAAGTTTTACCAAAGCAAATGCCTTTTTCCTGGAACCAACTTCTTTTGCAATACGGTCTAGTTCGTCATCAAATACATCACAGAGACGTTTAGTAAATATAAGAGGAAGAATGTAGTCCTTAAACTTGGGGGCATCTTTCGCTCCTCTGATACTACAGGCTGCACCCCAAATCCATGATTCGAGTGATTTTTGTTCCGTTCCGTTCTTAGTTGTATTCGCCATATCTATTTCATAATCACTTCAAACACCAGATCGTGCTGATCTGGATTCGAGTTTTTTCCTGGCTGTTCAAAATTGATCAACGCACCAGCCTGAGCCTCTAATAGCTCCATGTAATTTCTCAGCTGTTGTACTTCTAGTTTGCCGACATTTCCAACCGCCTTCAATTCCAAAACTACAATCTTTTTGCTAGCTTTTATCACAATGTCCGAAAATCCCTCGCCGACATAGTATTTTTTGTAGGTCATCTCCAGAACCTTCTCTCGTTCATGCTTGTATCCGGCCAAACGGAGACCAACTTCCATGGCTCTTTGATCCACCACTTCACGATGACCAGAGCTTTACTTTTTATATGCATCACAGGCAATTTTCTCCACATCTTTGAGCACCTTATCCATACCAGAAAGTATCTCACGCAACTAATCCCTGGATAGTGCACTACCGGATGGTCTCAATCTCTAATGCTTTCTTTTTGTCGAAAGAATCAAGCTGTATTCCAAGCCGCCTCAGGCGATACTTCCTCCCATCAACTACCACTCCCTGAAATTTTCCCTTCCGGTGATACGAATCAAGTCCGTCAGCTTTAAGTTTTTCCTCAAAGTCAGCGATTGACTTGGATTGTTCTAAGACAGTCTGGACTCGCTGAAAGACTTTTTCCTTGGTGGTCTGCTGGCCGGTATTTAGTTTGTACC includes:
- a CDS encoding HsdR family type I site-specific deoxyribonuclease — translated: MPKPGEHKTVQARILKYAKEIGWTFVPRSEAESFRGFDQSKTSPAEKAKNASAFFTDHLYEKVIQLNPEYTESKGALIGDFSRLHHDIWGNQNFHQYLRNEATFFHPGENREYDLKLIDYDNFENNTLHVTEEFYWNNGRYGTREDVVFLVNGMPILVIECKNANKDEAIALGVDQIRRYHRETPELFVPQMLFTATESIGFAYGVTWNLVRRNIFNWKDEQIGHLESKVKSFCEPTRLLKMVKDYVIFAEKDEMMQKYILRQHQTEAVEAVVERSHDAKKTRGLVWHTQGSGKTFTMIKAAELLFKAPESEKPTILLLIDRNELEDQMLKNLTSLGLNNVRHAYNIKELQKILRDDYRGVVVTMIHKFRDLKPNVNTRSNIYVLVDEAHRTTGGDLGNYLMAGIPNATYIGFTGTPIDKTAYGKGTFKTFGVDDAQGYLHKYTIKDSIADGTTLPLYYNLAPNEMLVPVEDLENEFLALAESEGVADIEELNKILDRAVNIKNFLKGRNRIEKVAKYVAEHYQLNVEPLGYKAFLVAVDREACALYKKAIDKYLPGDYSAVVYTGNNNDKELLKEFHIDEREERRIRREFTKHGEQPKILIVTEKLLTGFDAPILYAMYLDKPMRDHTLLQAIARVNRPYENEDQEMVKPHGFVLDFVGIFDKLEAALAFDSEEINAIVKDIKLLKTLFASKMRDKAPQYLALIEQNFNDKDVDSLIEYFRDKDRRKEFFKEYKEIEMLYEIISPDAFLRSYIDDYGTLSAIYQVVSRAYAKRVYVDRDFQKKTSELVQEKIGATDIEMVNEFYEINEDTISQIQKKTGGDNTKVINLVKSIEKNAEEQSGDPFLIAMSDRAQTVKESFENRQMTTSEALQELFKQIEEDNRRRREQSKKGFDGLTFFFYRTLLDVGVGEAEEVGKRIKGAFTEHVNWVSSERDYRELRRKVTFAVLSQVDDPNIATDIVEHLFTIIKKAHKI
- a CDS encoding restriction endonuclease subunit S, whose amino-acid sequence is MKDKWVKHKIKDFGRILTGTTPSSKKKEFYGGSYKLISPKDLDRGKSIKTSHKLLTEEGIKVARTLPKNAVLVGCIGNIGKIGMTTDEVSAFNQQINAIICNENYDPDFIYYLVLYNRPILVQASVKTTLPILNKSNFQEIELPTPGIFEQRRIAYVLSTVQQAIELQDQLIELTSELKKALVHKLFTEGIKSEPKKMTEIGPIPESWTLVMFDKFTTLQRGKDLTKKEFIKGEIPVAGAISIIGYHNEANVTGPGVTVTRSGSSAGKATFYSNDFWAHNVVLYVKDFHGNHPKFCYYQLNNLKLEKYKSGVAVPTLNRNTFRSILVPVPSLEEQIKMTKILDSIDDKLSVHKKKKKSLESLFRTLLHKLMTAEISVSNLDFDTLEKSEAYA
- a CDS encoding M48 family metallopeptidase, whose product is MTKADFKERVYHWAEKLDADINSTTVRPMKRKWASCSTRKHLTFNHELLSYSNDVVDYVIVHEILHCFVPNHGRLWKSLMRAHLGDYEEAERFLKVKTIKS
- a CDS encoding class I SAM-dependent DNA methyltransferase; translation: MANTTKNGTEQKSLESWIWGAACSIRGAKDAPKFKDYILPLIFTKRLCDVFDDELDRIAKEVGSRKKAFALVKLDNDLVRFYLPLTPDNHDDPVWSVIRKLASKIGEQLTTILRDIAKENPTLQGIIDRVDFNATTHGQRDIDDDRLSNLIEKISEKKLGIKDVEPDVIGRSYEYLIRKFAENSGKSAGEFYTPTEVGIIMAKIMDPEPGMEIYDPTCGSGGLLIKNQIVLGEKFAGKGKISPLKLYGQEFTPETWAMAQMNMIVHDMEGEIELGDTMKNPKLIDRNRIKKFDRVVANPMWNQNRDSLPYLGEEFFENDPYDRFSQNPGGNADWAWMQHIYASLKENGRAAVVLDTGAASRGSGNANTNKEKDARKWFVDNDLVEGVIYLPENLFYNTSAPGIIVFIQKDKPAERKDKIFLLNASKVFEKGDPKNFITDEGIKLISSIFTNWKDEEEKLSRIVHKEEIAKNDYNISPSRYIHARETEEYRPIREIIDEINTLEEDAEDVNRQIFSILEKLGI